A DNA window from Nitrospirota bacterium contains the following coding sequences:
- a CDS encoding SufD family Fe-S cluster assembly protein, which translates to MSELGGLLRAYREAGGEDAALADRATAHLMLEGNRIVSMREVEGFACAARETPEGLDASIRVAEGVRLEKPVHLCFGMLHGGLQHIVLDVRFGRGARASFLAHCVFPDISGVGHVMDAEIGLEEGAEMRYSEVHFHGEHEGAEVRPTARVQVGPRARYFTDFSLTRGRVGDLRIDYVADARESAVVEMTARVFGRGRDRISIDEKVVLSGADARSLIKTRVALKDEARGDITGATEGNAQGARGHVDCMEIVRDRAVARAVPIVNVSHPGAKITHEAAIGSVDQRQLETLLAHGLTPEEAVDVIVRGVLR; encoded by the coding sequence ATGTCTGAGCTCGGCGGGCTCCTTCGGGCGTATCGCGAGGCCGGCGGCGAGGACGCCGCCCTTGCGGACAGGGCCACGGCCCACCTGATGCTTGAGGGCAACAGAATCGTGAGCATGCGGGAGGTGGAGGGTTTCGCCTGCGCGGCCCGTGAGACCCCCGAGGGGCTCGATGCGTCCATCCGGGTGGCCGAGGGCGTGAGGCTTGAGAAGCCCGTGCACCTGTGCTTCGGGATGCTCCACGGCGGGCTTCAGCACATCGTGCTCGACGTGCGCTTCGGGCGGGGGGCCCGGGCGTCTTTTCTGGCCCACTGCGTGTTTCCCGACATCTCGGGCGTGGGCCACGTGATGGACGCCGAGATAGGGCTTGAGGAGGGGGCCGAGATGCGTTACAGCGAGGTGCATTTCCACGGGGAGCATGAGGGAGCCGAGGTGAGGCCCACCGCCCGGGTGCAGGTCGGTCCCCGTGCCCGGTACTTCACGGACTTCTCCCTTACGCGCGGAAGGGTGGGGGACTTGCGCATCGACTACGTCGCGGACGCCCGGGAGAGCGCCGTGGTGGAGATGACGGCCCGGGTTTTCGGCCGGGGCAGGGACAGGATTTCCATCGACGAGAAGGTCGTCCTCTCCGGCGCGGACGCCCGGAGCCTCATCAAGACCCGCGTGGCCCTGAAGGACGAGGCCCGGGGGGACATAACCGGGGCCACGGAGGGCAATGCCCAGGGGGCGCGGGGGCACGTGGACTGCATGGAGATTGTCAGGGACCGGGCGGTGGCCCGGGCTGTGCCCATCGTCAATGTCTCCCACCCGGGGGCCAAGATCACCCACGAGGCCGCCATCGGGAGCGTGGACCAGAGGCAGCTGGAGACCCTGCTGGCCCACGGCCTGACGCCCGAGGAGGCCGTGGACGTCATCGTGCGGGGGGTGCTCCGGTGA
- a CDS encoding arsenate reductase ArsC, which yields MVLCTANSIRSQMAEGFLRAMGKGRIEAHSAGVMAAGVNPRAVKAMREAGIDISGQSSKELDPALLRRMDLVITVCGHAEATCPSTPPSVRRLHLPIDDPVGARGTEEEVMNEFRRARDEIRAALVPVVRELLAEEDISRLYRKS from the coding sequence ATGGTGCTGTGCACGGCAAACTCCATCCGCTCGCAGATGGCCGAGGGGTTCCTGAGGGCCATGGGCAAGGGCAGGATAGAAGCCCACAGCGCGGGCGTCATGGCCGCGGGCGTCAACCCGCGGGCCGTCAAAGCCATGCGGGAGGCCGGCATCGACATCTCCGGGCAGAGCTCCAAGGAGCTGGACCCCGCCCTCCTCCGGCGGATGGACCTGGTCATCACCGTTTGTGGCCATGCCGAGGCCACTTGCCCCTCCACGCCGCCTTCGGTCCGCCGCCTCCACCTGCCCATCGACGACCCGGTCGGGGCGCGGGGCACGGAAGAGGAAGTAATGAACGAGTTCCGCCGTGCCCGGGACGAGATAAGAGCGGCCCTCGTCCCTGTGGTCAGGGAGCTTCTGGCCGAAGAGGACATTTCCCGCCTCTACCGAAAAAGCTAA
- a CDS encoding class II SORL domain-containing protein, whose amino-acid sequence MADVTVAKFGELFQTADWKTEKHVPVIECPDKVKAGEMFTVTATIGKEVAHPNKTEHHIRWIELYFHPEGEKFPLQVANCQFTAHGEGLEGPDTGAVHAHHAVTVQMKTAKPGTLYATSYCNIHGLWKYSKEVKLS is encoded by the coding sequence ATGGCGGACGTTACAGTGGCCAAATTCGGAGAACTCTTCCAGACCGCCGATTGGAAGACGGAGAAGCACGTACCTGTCATCGAGTGTCCCGATAAGGTGAAGGCCGGCGAGATGTTCACGGTAACGGCCACCATCGGCAAGGAAGTGGCCCATCCCAACAAGACGGAGCACCACATCCGCTGGATAGAGCTGTATTTTCATCCCGAGGGCGAGAAGTTCCCCCTGCAGGTGGCAAACTGCCAGTTTACGGCCCACGGCGAGGGCCTGGAGGGGCCGGACACGGGGGCGGTGCACGCCCATCACGCGGTCACCGTGCAGATGAAGACGGCCAAGCCCGGCACGCTGTACGCAACGAGCTACTGCAACATCCACGGCCTCTGGAAATACAGCAAGGAGGTCAAGCTCTCCTGA
- a CDS encoding HAMP domain-containing sensor histidine kinase has protein sequence MRTKLFLAFFAVILTALVSNFIFEHLIIKDFEDYVMGAREDRLYWVLASVEGSYDPRSGWDRKTLEDYLHWATMLGFDVQVLDAGGKGVLTSREALKGLTPTMRRRMEALVNLNQPMGEFESYPLFAQGKEIGSLHIRPLERRGLLKAKEGIFKRRGRTFLVTSFVIAGGGAVFLSAVFSIFLTGPIKRLTRAAGKVSTGDLSVRVPGGSKDEIGRFTQAFNHMVESLEREEALRKHLTSNVAHELRTPLTVMKAHLEGVADGVVRCDRETVAGLAGQVERLISLVEGIEDFAKAEASFFKPAEYETVELGSLARGVVASLSPMLAGKPVEVSVLPEGECAVTADLEKLEIILRNIITNAIKYTDRGAVRVELGKTDGSFHIQVRDTGRGIAPEDLPHIFKRFYKGKGSSGMGLGLAIVKELVGIMGGRLDATSDPGATALPAFSAPFGRDSKGRKSARFSGCRPPPQESLTSLLYFQRPWMLQ, from the coding sequence ATGAGGACTAAGCTTTTCCTGGCCTTCTTCGCCGTCATCCTCACCGCCCTGGTCAGCAACTTCATCTTCGAGCACCTTATCATCAAGGACTTCGAGGACTATGTCATGGGGGCCCGGGAGGACCGCCTCTACTGGGTGCTGGCCTCGGTGGAGGGCAGTTACGACCCCCGGAGCGGCTGGGACAGGAAGACCCTGGAGGACTACCTGCACTGGGCCACCATGCTGGGGTTCGACGTGCAGGTGCTGGACGCCGGGGGGAAGGGGGTCCTCACCTCGCGGGAGGCCCTGAAGGGGCTCACCCCCACCATGCGGAGGCGCATGGAGGCCCTGGTGAACCTGAACCAGCCGATGGGGGAGTTCGAGAGCTATCCCCTCTTTGCCCAGGGCAAGGAGATAGGCTCCCTGCACATACGGCCCCTGGAGAGGAGGGGGCTTCTGAAGGCCAAGGAGGGCATCTTCAAGCGCCGGGGCCGCACCTTCCTCGTCACCAGCTTCGTCATCGCCGGCGGGGGCGCCGTCTTCCTGTCGGCCGTCTTCAGCATCTTTCTCACCGGCCCCATAAAGCGTCTCACCCGCGCCGCCGGAAAAGTCTCCACCGGGGACCTGAGCGTCCGCGTGCCGGGCGGGTCCAAGGACGAGATAGGCCGGTTCACCCAGGCCTTCAACCACATGGTGGAGTCCCTGGAGAGGGAGGAGGCCCTGAGGAAGCACCTCACCAGCAACGTGGCCCACGAGCTGCGCACCCCGCTGACCGTGATGAAGGCCCACCTGGAGGGCGTGGCCGACGGGGTCGTCCGGTGCGACCGGGAGACCGTGGCCGGGCTGGCCGGCCAGGTGGAGAGGCTCATCTCCCTGGTGGAGGGCATCGAGGACTTCGCCAAGGCCGAGGCCAGCTTCTTCAAGCCAGCCGAATACGAGACCGTGGAGCTGGGCAGCCTCGCCCGGGGCGTCGTGGCCTCCCTTTCCCCCATGCTCGCGGGAAAGCCGGTGGAGGTCTCGGTCCTCCCCGAGGGGGAGTGCGCGGTCACCGCCGACCTGGAGAAACTGGAAATCATCCTCAGAAACATCATCACCAACGCCATAAAGTACACCGACAGAGGCGCCGTCCGGGTGGAGCTGGGCAAGACGGACGGGAGCTTCCACATCCAGGTGAGGGACACCGGGCGGGGCATAGCCCCGGAGGACCTGCCTCATATCTTCAAGAGGTTCTACAAGGGAAAGGGCTCCTCCGGCATGGGCCTGGGGCTGGCCATCGTCAAGGAGCTGGTGGGCATCATGGGCGGCCGGCTCGACGCCACAAGCGACCCGGGCGCAACGGCGCTCCCGGCCTTCAGTGCACCTTTCGGTAGAGACTCAAAGGGCCGAAAGAGCGCCCGCTTTTCAGGATGCCGCCCGCCCCCTCAGGAGAGCTTGACCTCCTTGCTGTATTTCCAGAGGCCGTGGATGTTGCAGTAG
- a CDS encoding response regulator transcription factor gives MSATNKGKILIIEDERRIADITRAYLEREGYQAAVAETGEQALALLKQDHDLVILDLMLPDMAGEEICTLLRENSDVPIIMVTAKSAEEEKVKGLHIGADDYVVKPFSPRELVARVNALLRRTRKPVRVLSFNGGILTINVQNHEVQRDGAPVTLTPTEFRMLQILAERPQAVLSRLQLVNLAQGYDFEGYERTVDAHIKNLRQKIEPNPREPVFIKTVYGLGYKFIGTRDED, from the coding sequence ATGAGCGCTACAAATAAGGGAAAAATCCTCATTATCGAGGATGAGCGAAGGATAGCGGACATCACCAGGGCCTACCTCGAGCGGGAGGGCTACCAGGCGGCGGTGGCCGAGACAGGTGAGCAGGCCCTGGCCCTCCTCAAGCAGGACCACGACCTGGTCATCCTGGACCTCATGCTCCCGGACATGGCCGGCGAGGAGATATGCACCCTCCTCAGGGAAAACTCCGACGTGCCCATCATCATGGTGACGGCCAAGAGCGCCGAGGAGGAGAAGGTCAAGGGCCTGCACATCGGGGCCGACGACTACGTGGTCAAGCCCTTCAGTCCGCGGGAGCTGGTGGCGCGGGTGAACGCCCTTCTGAGGAGGACGAGGAAGCCCGTGCGGGTCCTGAGCTTCAACGGCGGCATCCTCACGATAAACGTCCAGAACCACGAGGTACAGCGCGACGGCGCACCCGTGACCCTCACCCCCACGGAGTTCAGGATGCTGCAGATACTGGCCGAACGCCCCCAGGCCGTGCTGAGCAGGCTTCAGCTGGTCAACCTCGCGCAGGGCTACGACTTCGAGGGGTACGAGCGCACCGTGGACGCCCATATCAAGAACCTGAGGCAGAAGATAGAGCCCAACCCGCGTGAGCCCGTCTTCATAAAGACGGTCTACGGCCTGGGATACAAGTTCATCGGCACGCGGGATGAGGACTAA
- a CDS encoding ferritin-like domain-containing protein produces the protein MAAKKMGELLNQAIAREIAVSIQYMWQHVMVKGLYAQSVGPVFRQIALTEMLHAEMIAERLDYLGGKPTTEPATINVGGSDPEAMLKLDVKAEEEALALYREIIELAQKEGDYTTRKLFEDILRDEENHHNTFLNLLGK, from the coding sequence ATGGCAGCGAAGAAGATGGGGGAACTGCTGAACCAGGCCATAGCCCGGGAGATAGCGGTGAGCATCCAGTACATGTGGCAGCACGTGATGGTCAAGGGCCTGTATGCCCAGTCGGTGGGGCCCGTCTTCCGGCAGATAGCCCTGACCGAGATGCTCCATGCCGAGATGATAGCCGAGCGCCTGGACTACCTGGGCGGGAAGCCCACCACCGAGCCCGCAACCATAAACGTGGGGGGCTCCGACCCGGAGGCCATGCTCAAACTCGACGTCAAGGCCGAGGAGGAGGCCCTGGCCCTCTACCGGGAAATCATCGAGCTTGCCCAGAAGGAGGGGGACTACACCACCCGAAAGCTCTTCGAGGATATCCTGCGGGACGAGGAGAACCACCACAACACGTTCCTGAACCTCCTGGGCAAGTAG
- the hemW gene encoding radical SAM family heme chaperone HemW encodes MESVYIHVPFCVRKCVYCDFLSVPFDPGLARAYVEALACEVRLREGGEIKTLYLGGGTPTVLPDALLKTLFGALMERFTLLPGAEVTMEANPGTLGGGRAGTLRSLGVNRLSIGVQSFRDEDLRLLGRVHSARDAEEAAQRARKAGFENVSLDLVFGIPGQTPEGWQETLERALSLSPAHISAYELTPEAGTPLMEALERGDLVMPGEDVVLEMFARTVDTLAAHGLFRYEISNYARPGRECRHNLNYWDRGEYLGLGAGAHSLLWERRESNTRDIGGYIASLSEGALPVAESNALSREDILREVFFLGLRKTEGIEREKCERELGVDLGDALRELEDEGLLEVGQRRVRLTGRGMLLFNPTVGRLLDALNL; translated from the coding sequence ATGGAGAGCGTTTACATCCACGTGCCTTTCTGCGTGCGGAAGTGCGTCTACTGCGATTTCCTCTCGGTGCCCTTCGACCCCGGGCTCGCCCGGGCGTACGTGGAGGCCCTGGCCTGCGAGGTCCGCCTGCGGGAGGGGGGCGAGATAAAGACGCTTTACCTGGGCGGGGGAACGCCCACCGTCCTGCCGGATGCGCTCTTAAAAACCCTCTTCGGGGCGCTCATGGAGCGCTTCACCCTTCTGCCCGGCGCGGAGGTCACCATGGAGGCCAACCCCGGCACCCTGGGAGGTGGCAGGGCCGGGACGCTCCGCTCCCTGGGTGTGAACCGCCTGAGCATCGGGGTGCAGTCCTTCAGGGACGAGGACCTGCGGCTCCTGGGAAGGGTGCACAGCGCCCGGGATGCCGAGGAGGCCGCACAGAGGGCCAGGAAGGCCGGGTTTGAGAACGTCTCGCTGGACCTTGTCTTCGGCATCCCGGGGCAGACCCCGGAGGGCTGGCAGGAGACCCTCGAGCGCGCCCTCTCCCTTTCCCCGGCCCATATATCGGCCTACGAGCTCACCCCCGAGGCGGGCACCCCGCTCATGGAGGCCCTGGAGCGGGGAGACCTCGTCATGCCCGGGGAGGACGTGGTCCTGGAGATGTTCGCCCGCACCGTGGACACCCTCGCCGCCCACGGCCTTTTCCGCTATGAGATATCCAACTACGCCCGGCCGGGACGGGAATGTCGCCACAACCTCAACTACTGGGACAGGGGCGAGTACCTGGGCCTGGGGGCGGGGGCCCACTCCCTCCTCTGGGAGAGGCGGGAAAGCAACACCAGGGACATCGGGGGCTATATCGCAAGCCTTTCGGAGGGCGCGCTTCCCGTGGCCGAAAGCAACGCCCTCAGCCGGGAGGACATCCTCAGGGAGGTATTCTTCCTCGGCCTCCGGAAGACGGAGGGCATCGAGAGGGAAAAGTGCGAGAGGGAGCTGGGTGTGGACCTCGGGGATGCCCTCCGGGAGCTTGAGGACGAGGGTCTTCTTGAGGTCGGCCAGCGGAGGGTGCGCCTGACCGGGCGGGGGATGCTTCTGTTCAACCCCACGGTGGGCAGGCTCCTGGACGCCCTGAATCTCTAG
- a CDS encoding cation transporter → MNAIRFPEDRERLYRWAAALALVTVSYNFAEGLVSLFFGLEDKTFALMGFGLDSFVEVISGVGIWHMVRRIRRGGQESPDRFEARALRITGGAFYLLAAGLAVTSVVNLVEGHAPVTTFWGIVVALVSIATMWLLIRYKMGVGLALRSEAIVADAACTRTCLYLSVILLLSSGGYELTGIGGLDSLGALLIALLAFREGREAFQKARGKLCSCAAGTCPGPEQAEDARAEKPATPITFGKG, encoded by the coding sequence GGCCGCCGCGCTGGCGCTGGTGACGGTCTCGTACAATTTTGCCGAGGGCCTGGTCTCCCTGTTTTTCGGGCTCGAGGACAAGACCTTCGCGCTCATGGGCTTCGGCCTCGACTCCTTCGTGGAGGTCATCTCCGGCGTGGGCATCTGGCACATGGTGCGGCGGATACGCCGGGGCGGCCAGGAGAGCCCGGACCGGTTCGAGGCGCGGGCCCTCCGCATCACCGGGGGGGCCTTCTACCTGCTGGCGGCGGGGCTGGCCGTAACGTCAGTCGTCAACCTCGTGGAGGGCCATGCCCCCGTGACCACCTTCTGGGGCATCGTGGTGGCCCTGGTCTCCATAGCCACCATGTGGCTTCTCATCCGCTACAAGATGGGGGTGGGCCTGGCCCTCCGGAGCGAGGCCATCGTCGCGGATGCCGCCTGCACGAGGACCTGCCTTTACCTCTCGGTCATTCTCCTCCTTTCAAGCGGAGGCTACGAGCTGACGGGCATCGGGGGGCTGGACAGCCTGGGGGCGCTCCTCATCGCCCTGCTGGCTTTCCGTGAAGGAAGAGAGGCCTTCCAGAAGGCCCGGGGGAAGCTCTGCTCCTGCGCGGCGGGCACGTGCCCCGGCCCGGAGCAGGCGGAGGACGCCAGAGCGGAGAAGCCCGCTACCCCCATCACCTTCGGCAAAGGCTAG